A window from Bufo bufo chromosome 1, aBufBuf1.1, whole genome shotgun sequence encodes these proteins:
- the LOC120999251 gene encoding ATP-sensitive inward rectifier potassium channel 11-like, with protein sequence MLARKGVIHDEYLITRLAEDKANQPQYTSKLRKARFVSKNGACNVAHKNIREQGRFLQDVFTTMVDLKWQHSLFIFTMTFICSWMLFAMAWWLIAFAHGDLDPKRSNSTPCVTNIQSFTSAFLFSIEVQVTIGFGGRMVTEQCPLAITVLIIQNISGLIINAVMLGCIFMKTAQANRRAETLIFSKHAVIACRDGKYRFMFRVGDLRKSMIISATITIQVVKKATTDEGEVVPISQVDIQVENPVGTNSIFLVSPLIISHTIDEKSPLFHYSAYNLGDQDLEVVVILEGVVETTGITTQARTSYLPDEILWGHRFVPIVTEEEGRYSVDYSKFGNTVKVHGPLCSAKDLKEGRYNPLTSGHSSRTVKKRKGDSQQASLLENKMAAYRQSHGSSSDF encoded by the coding sequence ATGCTCGCTCGAAAGGGGGTGATCCATGACGAATACTTGATAACTCGACTTGCAGAAGATAAAGCTAATCAACCTCAATACACGAGCAAACTCAGAAAAGCACGGTTTGTATCCAAAAATGGTGCCTGCAATGTGGCCCATAAGAATATTCGAGAGCAAGGACGTTTCCTCCAGGATGTGTTCACCACCATGGTGGACCTGAAATGGCAGCATAGCTTATTTATCTTCACAATGACATTCATCTGCAGCTGGATGCTGTTTGCTATGGCCTGGTGGCTTATTGCTTTCGCCCATGGTGATCTTGATCCCAAACGTAGCAACTCTACACCATGTGTCACTAACATCCAGTCTTTCACCTCTGCCTTCCTTTTCTCTATTGAAGTCCAGGTGACCATTGGCTTTGGAGGGCGTATGGTTACAGAGCAGTGCCCCCTAGCAATAACGGTCCTCATCATCCAGAACATATCTGGATTAATCATCAATGCTGTCATGCTGGGGTGCATCTTCATGAAGACTGCTCAAGCAAACCGTAGAGCGGAGACTCTaatcttcagtaagcatgctgtcATAGCCTGCCGGGATGGCAAATATCGCTTTATGTTCCGAGTGGGTGACCTACGCAAAAGTATGATTATCAGTGCTACAATAACAATCCAAGTAGTCAAAAAGGCTACAACAGATGAGGGAGAGGTCGTTCCAATTTCCCAGGTAgacatccaggtggagaacccAGTGGGGACAAATTCTATTTTCTTAGTGTCACCTCTTATTATAAGCCATACAATTGATGAGAAAAGCCCACTTTTTCATTATTCTGCCTATAACCTCGGCGACCAAGATCTTGAGGTGGTGGTAATCCTTGAAGGGGTGGTAGAGACCACTGGGATAACTACTCAGGCAAGGACATCTTACTTGCCTGATGAAATCCTCTGGGGCCATCGCTTTGTCCCAATTGTAACAGAAGAAGAAGGTCGGTATTCTGTGGACTACTCCAAATTTGGAAACACAGTTAAAGTACATGGACCTCTATGCAGCGCTAAAGACCTGAAGGAAGGCAGGTATAATCCACTTAC